The Sabethes cyaneus chromosome 3, idSabCyanKW18_F2, whole genome shotgun sequence DNA window TCTATggagctaggtgcttcgacccACGAAGACGAATGGATTAGAATACGATCGAGCGTCAAATAGGCCGTAACCACTGTGTCAGGTGAGGAAGCAAGTCAACAaccgatggagaggaaaaagagtttggaaaaactatctaagcattgccacgagggagaattttgccaagtatcgacgagcgcagaATGAGTTGATCATGATTctgaggaagaaaaagcgccaaaaggagaacAGAGATCGCGAAGAGCTGAACAACTATTTCGGGCTAATGAGacacgcaagttttacgagaaggtaaaCGAAATTCGTAAGGACTACACACGTAAACCTAGCATGTGTACGGACGAGGGATTTCGGGGACACTGTAGAGTGCTTTCGAATCGCGCGCGGAAAGGGAAGCCGATCGACTGTGTAGTGaagtccgttctcttcaagaacctcactGGCACTAGGAATAGAGGAGGCCAACGTTCTagaccagtggtgcccaggcataggcgtggtgcgggccaaatcaggtcGTCCtatgagtccgcgggccgcaatgacctctggcaATTCCTTTGGCGCATACCGaaatgtaaaataggcggcagcaaaagccgatttttagcaatcaccacaagatttaaatcggagagcaatcagatctacaatatgcacgaggtacTACGACTGtactgagtgacccctgtgtcatcaaaaaaattattcatccCTCAAATTAGCctgcgggccgcacgaatcattacgaagggccgcatgcggcccgcgggctgcGCTTTTGCCATCACTGTTCTAgacggctcgaccaggttaaagccgacttgcgtgtgtcgagtcgGCCAACtaactggggtgacattgcgattctcgtttcgagtaattttggttcgtttcgcccattcgtttaacgtggtcgaaacgaaccaaaatcactcgaaacgagaatcgcaatgtcaccgcTGGTGACGACTAGCCCAagaccaagtacagtggagagtaattcttgatacggccagAGTCACGCCGACTCTCTGCTGGTAGAAAAAGAATAGTTTCGATTGTTTAAGAAGATAATACTATTATTGTTTgctacttgtttttttttctctcattttacgCTATTTTGGGCTACACATGCTTGATGTTTCCGCGTATAAGCTGTATTCTGTTTTTAAAATCAATAGTAAGTTGATTGAAACTATCCTGCTGCTGCTATTTCAGTGCAGAGAAACCAACAAGTTTGTATATTCAAATGACACAAAACAGTTGACAAAGAAAGTATTTGTGTAAGTTGTGATTAgtcaaaataatttcaaaagttttgtaAACCAACAGCTATCGAGAGGGTGTAGGGATAGCGATTTTAAATGGAGAATAAATATTTCGCACGCgacccgtgaccaaaagccagttctaatttaaaatatacttggatttaaaaaatagtaatcattgttgcagtagaatagTTGGAATAAATCTCAAATAGAAACGACGATTTGTCAATAGCAACACAGGATTGTTAGTCAAAAAAGATTCTAAAACTCGATCCGTGATCAATGCTGATGTAACACGCACACAGCATAGGTGCTAATTGACTGGTACTGCTATCTTCAGagttcatgttttgtttttcacaACTGTAGGTAATTTAGCTTCACAGCGTGGCATTAGCAACAGTGCAGTAAACATGCATAATAAAAACTATCGCAACAGTTTGATTGTGGGTTCCAGTAAGTAAAGCAGGTGAAATAATCAACAGAAGGGGATTCCTCCGATTAATTAAAAAGAAATGAACCAAAAAGCAACATGAGTAACACGTGGAAAACCCCACAACCACACCGCAGTTATCAGCCAAAATAGCCCACTTTCTGGAAAATATTGAGTTGCTGTTAGACTATGGTGATAAATAATTTACAGCCAAAAGCGGCAGATTGCAGCTGCAGAAGAAAGTGTAAAGAACAAGTAGAAAAAGTTGATTGCGAGCACTCCTCTAATCAATACACAATTGAAGTGGTGTTTTTAACCGCAacctttttcaaaaaagcatgcttAATAAATAACGAATAATTGAAACATACCGTACTCCTTGGTGAGCTCCGGTGCCATAGTGTGCGACGTATAATCGAAGAACGTTACATTCCAGGGTTTCGAATTCCTCTCTGAAGCTAAACTATCGTACATCATGACGGTATATTGCGTGCGGCCCAGATAAACCGCTCGGGAGGTAGCCCAGCCTATCGATTCTGCCTTGTCTCGTTCCAGCGGTGCACCAAAACCGAGCACCTTTTCCCGGCGTCCGGTTTTTGGATCAATCAGGAACCAATCGTCACTCTTCTTGCCAGAATACAAGATACCATCGTTCGAACGGCATGGTGCACTGGCTACCAACTGGGGAATGGTGTAGGGTAGCTTTTTAAGACCGCCATCCGGGTTACGGTACGTATACAAACTGCCATCTCTTGGATCCGGCAAATAATGTGGGTTCATCTCGGACAACGAAGGCACTCGTATAGCTGGCTCGTCAGCAATCGACCAGCGTATCTCTCCAGACAGCGGGTCGATAGCCGTTAGGCCTCCCCCTAAAGTGGAAAAAACCAACAGGGTTTCTTCATCTTTTGCAACGGCGGTGCAATCCTGTAAAACAAAACATACAAAACGAAAATGTATCGCACCAAAAACTGTATCGGTACTTGTGTTGGTATAAGTTTATTGCCCTAATTAATACATTCTCAAAGGTGTTCAGAAAGATCGacagaaattaaacaaaattcaatGTGTTGATACGCCTTCTTTCCACACCGCTTCGATGTTATTTCATCAGCACTTTGTATAGTTAGTTATTGGCCTtaccagcgttgaaagagatttcgtaggctgctcgcacttattggaaatctcgtgccgaactgtcaacacgtgagtgttgacaaaagcaaaaatacttccctttctttttttctcacgcaaaaccctgaacaatatcagcaacgctggcaaggccaatacaCAGATATTCTGCTTATCGCTCCTACTCGAGTGCCAACAGAGCAATATTTGTTCCATTCTGCAAGACGCAGTAGACTACATTCGCCCTTTTCCAGCCGCCCCCTTTTCTAATTCACTCAACTCACCTCACTGCGTGACGCAATTCCATCATTAATTGTTTGCAGCAGTACAACTAGGATCCCCAACAAAACATTCGTTATCCTGCCACCTTTCACCATTGTGCCCATATAATAGATGACCAATAAATCCTTTATATTATGAAATGTTGAAGCAGCTATTCAATCTATTCACATCCGTTTTTCCTTGGACTGGGGCAATGTTCCGAGAGAAAATTTAATGACACAAACTCCACAGCACTTCTAATACGCACAGAGGTTGTTCTATTTCGAATTCGAATCATTACACCTGGCGAAAATAAGATCAACCAAATAGTTCCACGGAAAGGCCGACTTGTTCTTTAATTATAATAGTAAAAATGTCGGATAATAAACACAAAAACATCACCCGAAACGATTGAAAGGTTCACTTAAACTGCCGTGCCAAGCCAACAACAAGAGAAGTTTCATggcgtttttctttttgtcatttgcGATCTTTGCGATGAAAtgaaccagagatgccagatttttcAACATATAATATATTGGCTGGAACTACTTGTCCTTGATGTGCATGCTAACGTGGTTAACCAAAACAAAGCTGCCTGGGAAATAATCTGCAAACATTTTTAGAAAGTCTGCGTGCATCTtaacaaattttaaccaaaactaTTGATAATAACCGTAAGTATCTGCATGTTTTCAAAACTGCGCACTCTAAAAGTGAgacaaatcagcatatctggcatccCGGCTAGAAACGAACAGGAATATTATTAACGGCTAGATTGACGGTGTTTGACGGTTAATTTGATTATCAGGCCCATTTGAACAGTTACTCTTGCCTCGCTTCATTTTTGCCACTTATTCGGTTTGTTTATATTCGTTATCGTTATCGTTTTGTAGTTGCGTAGAGTTCCCGCAGTTCCCGAGTTTAACTTAGAAATTGTGGATATGCACGTAGTTTTCATTGCTTCATTAATTTAAAACTTTCACTCGGGTCAATAAAAGATAATTTAGTGAAAATAATCATAACATAAACCAATGATCGCACGTGGATTGCACACTTCAATTAAATCGCTCGGAAAAATTGTTCCGTCTAATTTAAAGGGCAAGAAAAAAAGTTCCCAAGAATGGCTCACTCGACAGTTGAACGACCCGTTTGTAGAGCGGGCTAAAATGTTGAATTACAGGTAATTCACCTATCAATTTTTGAACTTCGACCAAATATAATTTTGAAACCCAATAGATGCCGGAGCGCGTTCAAGTTGCTCGAAATAGATCAGAAGTATGGAATCATAAAGCCCGGTTCCGTCGTAATAGACTGTGGAGCTGCACCGGGTTCTTGGTCCCAAATAGCTGTAAAACAATCTAATGCCGACGGATCTAGTGCTAATAAACCAAAAGGCATGGTCATTGGACTTGACTTGTTGCAAATCTACCCAATTGAGGTTTGCATagttcatataaaatatttctTATCGTGATCAATTATTATCTTCTGTTTTAGCATGCTACAATGATGGGAAACATGGATTTTACAAAGCCAGAAACACATAACAAAATCCGATCGCTGTTAGATAATCGACAGTTGGACGTAGTGCTTTCCGATATGGCACCCAATGCGACTGGTGTTCGTTCGCTGGATCAGGAGAATATCATGACCCTTTGCTATTCTGTGCTTCGCTTTGCCATTCTTATGTCTTCGCCAAATGCGTCGCTGCTCATGAAAGCCTGGGATAATGCCGAAGTTTCAACGTTAgagaaaaatattcaaaaatacTATCGCATGGTCAAACGAATTAAACCCAATGCAAGTAGGAGTGATTCGGCGGAAATATTCGTTCTAGCCCGTGGGTTTGCTGGTGTTGAGCAGCGGTAGCAACAACATTAAAAGGTAAGGGCGCCTAGgtattgttaaatatattagTCGCAATTGGTACACACCCCACTGGTTGATTGATCCGAATGGCACAGTATGCTTGATTGCATATCAATGTTCTTTTTTAATTATATAATTAAAACTATCAGCCATCGGTTAGGGCAGGTCAGGGCCGACTGGTTGATCTGGCCTTGAGGTACGGGACTGCTCTTATAAACCAGTCCTCGCAGCTTCGATTTTCGACTGGGACCAAacgtaagagtcaataggatcataatAGTAGCCTAACAATAGATCATTGAAGATATCAGGTTTTAAGTGATAACAGTTGCGCTAGTTACCTTTGTGCGATTTGTAATGCTTTGGGGGTTACCAGTTGAGGGGTTGGCAAAATGACCATCCTTCAGAAATTTTCTCAGCTGAgcggtttaaaaaaattaattgtcaAACTCCTACTAAGGCAGGTAAATTATACGAAActgtttaaatagctagaatttAATCGATATTTAGGAATGAACCTATCCAACCAGCGTATTGCCTAGGAATATGGTGCTAGCACCATATGTTGTCTTATGGACTATCTTTAATTCTGGAGAACAGTATTCCAGAAATCAGTACATCCTAGATAATAATTTTCTAGGGATTATTTCTCTAACTTTCTAGGGATTTAATCCTCTGTTCTGCCAAACAGGCTTATTACACTCTTTCCACTTCGATTTGGATCTTTTGATTGCTACACATAAACCAAACAGAATTAGAAAAAGTGGTGAATggagcatttgtagaattagttattatctgcaatattgTCGAAGGAAGCATTtctatatattttgtatttatggcg harbors:
- the LOC128743416 gene encoding rRNA methyltransferase 2, mitochondrial encodes the protein MIARGLHTSIKSLGKIVPSNLKGKKKSSQEWLTRQLNDPFVERAKMLNYRCRSAFKLLEIDQKYGIIKPGSVVIDCGAAPGSWSQIAVKQSNADGSSANKPKGMVIGLDLLQIYPIEHATMMGNMDFTKPETHNKIRSLLDNRQLDVVLSDMAPNATGVRSLDQENIMTLCYSVLRFAILMSSPNASLLMKAWDNAEVSTLEKNIQKYYRMVKRIKPNASRSDSAEIFVLARGFAGVEQR